TGCTCTATGAGTACGGCACTGTCTCGGCGATCTCGACCGCGGCCCCCAAGCTTGCCATTCGCAGCGGCCAATACAAATTCATGCGCGATCCGGATGGCTCGCAGCGCGAGCTTTATCTCCTCCCGCAGGACCACGAGGAAGCCTCCAACGTGGTGAATCAGCCGGCCTATGCCCAGGTCGTCACAAATTTGGAAGCCCAACTGATGGCCTGGTACGACCAGATCGTCCTGGGCAATTTGGGCGAAGCCTATCCCTGTGCCACGACGAATTTCACTGGCCCGGTGCTCGCCGACACCTATGACGTCCCCGGCGGCAACTCGCCTGGCACGGGTTTCGGAACAGGCGTCGGCGTCAATTACCAGCTTGCCGGCCGGTTGACCGGCGCAGCGGCCGGGAGCCTGATGGGATACCGGCTGGGCGGAACGGGCGGGACATCACCGCGGCAGGACTCCGACTTCAGCATCGCGGGCAACCGCCTGGCGATCGCGGCCCGCAACGGCAATGGGCGGTTTGAGTTCAGTGCGGACGGCGCCAGCGCCTTCAACTTCGGCGGCTTCCTGGCCGGCCGCACGTATGAGCTGTCGGTGCAGATGGACATTAGCGTGGTGGGCTCGATCGCGCAGCGGATGTCCCTCAGCCTTGCGGATGCAAGCAACCTGCCGGTCGGCGACGTGGACCTGGGCCTCCAAATCGGCACCGACGGCCTGGGAGGTCTGGGTGTGTTCAAGCGCGTGGATGGCGCCTCCAGAAGCGGCGGCACCGACATCAACACGGATCTCGTCACCGGCCTGCCCATCGGCGTGCCCATCACAATCCAGGTGCGCGTGGTGGATTTCAACGGCAACCTCACCGATTACAACTCGTCCTACGAAATCCTCGTGAACGGCGCGACGGTCAACACCGGCAACTTCCGGTTCAGCGGCTCGACCACCGACCGGTACCTGATCTTCGACGTCGCCGCCCATGATGGGCCGGTGTACTATGACAACCTGCAAGTCACCGTCACGGAAGGCAGCAGTGGCAGCCTGACCTGCCGCAAGCCCGTGTTGAGCTTGTCCGAGCTTGTGCTTCAGCCCCCTGGGGCCAGCAAAGCCCGGTTGTATTGGACTGCGCAGCCGGGGCTCGCGGTGTACCCCGAATACTCCGCCGACCTGGCCGCGTGGTTGCCCGTGACCAATGGCGCGGGCGGCCCTTTGAGAGTCGCCACGCCCCACGGATCCATGCAGTGGCTGGAAGTGACCGCCCCTGCGGCCAGTGACCACACCTCGTTCTTCCGGCTGCGGAAGGAATGAGGCTGCGGCGGACTCGCGCAAGTCCTGGACTGCGGCGGGAAGCGAAGCGCCACGCCGCTTTGCGGAGAAGGCCCCCACGCGGAAAGCGGTGTCGCCGCTGCGCTCTGCCACCGCACTCCATATTGATGGCCGTTTGGGCGCGAAGTGACGGCATTAGCGTCCTGGACTGCGGCGGGAAGCGAAGCGCCACGCCGCTTTGCGGAGAAGGCCCCCACGCGGAAAGCGGTGTCGCCGCTGCGCTCTGCCACCGCAGTCCAAATTATGGCCGTTTGGGGGCCGAGTTGCGGCATTGCACGTGGCATGGAGCGGAAGCCGGAAACCCGCGCGACGAGGAGCTGTCGCACTACCCTAATTTTCGGGTATTCTCAAAGGCCCCCCTCCGGTCGTAACCTTGCCGCAGACTGAAACAATGCAGTGCCGTCTGAGCCGTTATTACTTTGCCGTGCAATCTGCAAACTCGAAACCTCAACCATCCAGAATGTAATATGAAAAATCGAATCCTGTTCTCCCTGGCCGCGTTGCTGCTGGCAATGTTTGTCGGTGGCACAGCCTTTGGTCAAACCAACATCATCATCAGCGACACTTACGACGTCAGCTCCTCCACCACGGGCTTCGCGCTGAATAACGGCGTGAACTTTGGCATTGACCCGCCCACGACCCGCATGACTGGGCCGGCGGCCGCCGACCTCCGATACATCCAGACAGCTACCGACAAACCCGCGTCCCAGTACAATATCCCCAGCACCAAGTTGATCCGCATTCTTGCGGACACCGGCTCGGGCAAGATTGGGCGTTTCACCCTCTCGGCCAACGGCACGACCCCATTCAATTTTGCCTCCGCCCTGGGCTTGGCTGGTGCCTCGCCCACCAATCGCGCGGAGTATGACATCAAGATCTCCATGCAAAACAACTCAACGGGCACCGCGAAACTCTCTTTCGGACTTGGCACCGTGGAAGGCAACGTTGACTCCTTCGATTTCGGCATACAGATCAACCGTGTCAGCGGCGAGAACTATTACAGCCTCTCAAAGCTGATTGACAACGCCTCGTCGGGCGTCGGCGACATTAAGGTGGCGGTGACCGACCTTGCCGCCGGAACCTGGAAGACGCTGGTGCCCTTCCTGATTCGGGTCAATGATGCCGGGGCGGAGGCCGGCACCAACTACCACTCGCGGGTGCGGGTTTCCATCGACAACGGCACGAACTGGATTTACGACACTGCTACCGACGCTGCTCTCACGAACGGTTGGCGGCTGGACGGGCCGGGCCGGGTCATCATTTGGGACCAGGCCGGGAACACCGGTGGCCCCACCTACTACGACAACTTCTCACTAGTCTCGAACTATGCGCCGCCGGCGCCGCCCGAGCGGGTTTGGACCGGCGCGGGCACGGATGACAACTGGTCCACCGGCGGCAACTGGGGCGGCACCGCCCCCGTCAGCGGCGAGCCGTTGCTGTTCGGCCTCTCCGCCCGGCAGGCGAACTTCAACGACCTCACGCTCACCACGCCCAGTCTGACGTTCTCGAACGGCGGCTTTTCGTTAAGCGGCAACCAGCTCGAGGTCGAGTCCGACATCAACAACCTGGTCGGGAACAACACGATCGGGTTGGCTCTGGCGTGGCCGCTCCCCTTTGCGAAGACCTGGCAGCTTGCGAACGGAACCGAGCTCAACCTGAGCGGCTTCTCCACCTTAAACATCGGCGGGGATCACACCTTTTACGGCGGCGGCACACTGCGGATCACCGGGCAATTGGACATTGGCCCCGCCACCCCGGCCATTAACCTCACGGAAGGCAAGTTCGTGGTGGATGGCGGGACATTTAGCAGTGACGGCGGCTTTCGCATTGGTTCGGGAAACATCGCCACTGCCCCGGTCGAGGTGGTGGTTACCAATGGGGCAAGCCTGGTGCTCAGGCTGTCTGCGGGGAACCTGCGCGTCGGCGACGGGGCCACGGCTGCGCCCAGCCGCCTGATCGTGAACAACGGAACCGTGGACATGGCTGCCGGGAGGATGGGCATCCCCTACGCCGCTGGTTGCACAGCCGAGGTCTTGCAGACAGGCGGATTGGTTACCGACTGCTATATTGTCTTCAACGACGAAGGCGCGGGGGTGGGCACTTATGTAGTGGACGGCGGAACTCTCGAGCCGTGGCAAATCCGCAAGGACAACTCGGGGGGAACGACCACCATGCGGTTCAACAACGCGATTCTGCGTCCGGCCGCCGGCGCGAACGCCAACTTCATGAGCGGATTGAACGTGGCTGAAATCCAGTCCGGCGGGCTGACGATTGATGCGCTATACGATCCGGTGGCCATATCTCAGAAGCTGGTGGGGGCAGGCGGCTTGTCCAAGAGCGGCTCGGGCGCGGTGACGCTGTCCGGCGCGAATACCTACGCCGGCGACACCCTGGTTCTCCCTGGTGGCGGCAAGCTGGTGCTCCCCAACGTGCAAAGCAACACCGCCAGCATCCAGGTGGCCGACGGGACCGAGCTGGGCGTGCTGCAGGCCGCCCAGAATGCGTCCCTTGCCGCGGCAAGCCTGGCCCTGGGCTCCGGGATCTTGAGCTTCGATCTGGGCGCGTTGGGCAATCCCACGGCTCCATTGGCCAAGGTGACCACGCTGAGCGCCAGTGGCGGCGCGGGCAGTGTGCAGGTCAATGTCAGTGGCGGCGTCGGCGTGACGCCTGGCCAGTTCACCCTGGTGGACTACAGCGGCGCGATCAGCGGCGGCTTCAGCTCCTTCACCCTGGGAACCTTGCCGCCCGGTGTCACCGCCACACTGGTGGACAACGTGGCGAATTCCTCTATAGACCTGAACATTACGCTGGCACCCGGGCTCGTTTGGAAGGGCCTGAACGGCAGCAGTTGGGACTATGGCACGGTGAACTGGTTGGATTACGGGACGGCCGCTAATGGCCTTTACGCCGATAACCTGCCCACCTGGTTCCTCGATGGCGCGGCCACCGGGATCGTAAACCTCGCCGGGGCATTCACGCCCGGCTTGCTGACGGTCAACAACGACTCTCTGGCTTACGTGTGGACGGGCGGGGCCATTAGCACACCGGTGCTGAGG
The DNA window shown above is from Candidatus Paceibacterota bacterium and carries:
- a CDS encoding autotransporter-associated beta strand repeat-containing protein; this encodes MKNRILFSLAALLLAMFVGGTAFGQTNIIISDTYDVSSSTTGFALNNGVNFGIDPPTTRMTGPAAADLRYIQTATDKPASQYNIPSTKLIRILADTGSGKIGRFTLSANGTTPFNFASALGLAGASPTNRAEYDIKISMQNNSTGTAKLSFGLGTVEGNVDSFDFGIQINRVSGENYYSLSKLIDNASSGVGDIKVAVTDLAAGTWKTLVPFLIRVNDAGAEAGTNYHSRVRVSIDNGTNWIYDTATDAALTNGWRLDGPGRVIIWDQAGNTGGPTYYDNFSLVSNYAPPAPPERVWTGAGTDDNWSTGGNWGGTAPVSGEPLLFGLSARQANFNDLTLTTPSLTFSNGGFSLSGNQLEVESDINNLVGNNTIGLALAWPLPFAKTWQLANGTELNLSGFSTLNIGGDHTFYGGGTLRITGQLDIGPATPAINLTEGKFVVDGGTFSSDGGFRIGSGNIATAPVEVVVTNGASLVLRLSAGNLRVGDGATAAPSRLIVNNGTVDMAAGRMGIPYAAGCTAEVLQTGGLVTDCYIVFNDEGAGVGTYVVDGGTLEPWQIRKDNSGGTTTMRFNNAILRPAAGANANFMSGLNVAEIQSGGLTIDALYDPVAISQKLVGAGGLSKSGSGAVTLSGANTYAGDTLVLPGGGKLVLPNVQSNTASIQVADGTELGVLQAAQNASLAAASLALGSGILSFDLGALGNPTAPLAKVTTLSASGGAGSVQVNVSGGVGVTPGQFTLVDYSGAISGGFSSFTLGTLPPGVTATLVDNVANSSIDLNITLAPGLVWKGLNGSSWDYGTVNWLDYGTAANGLYADNLPTWFLDGAATGIVNLAGAFTPGLLTVNNDSLAYVWTGGAISTPVLRKYGDNALVRVNGESDAIPTLELNAGSYVVSNATAADFKSVLRDESGATGTFVKRGVGTLTVLSNSPTYHGATMIQEGILKLGDTRSLGAATALIVITNGGTLDVVDHQPKQPVIVSGDGTGGVGAIIDSTTDGGVEENFLDVALAGDTTFGCPNAGRWDIRVNGGLNGTGPGPGLKGNGYKLSKVGSGSVSIACQRSTTGYWDLNLGDVLIKEGGLTFAESLTPGNSAAALAIYPGANLNLFDLNITNPLMRNITMTNALIQCGGERNHTNVIQGNILMSGNCRFQADDAHLIINGSISGAASVAFNEDGPTDTGTLLLNGVNTYTGETTITNGTLGGTGVLAGNLVMLGGTNAPGYGGVGTLTVNGNVTLAGVTRMELNRGLSPNSDRLVVGGALTFGGALRVVLGAGAPAPEAGDVYQLFSKGSAAPFTAVSLPDLSGLPGGLTWDTTQLQIDGSISVAGGAPPPPIGTVQINGGNFTLSGTGGVEGAGYIVISSPDVTVPLANWTPVASGVYGAGGSFSFTTNVVTGGPTLFFTLKKP
- a CDS encoding sulfatase-like hydrolase/transferase, with product MLVGSATAAQPPNILFIFVDDSGWGDFSCYGSPVTTKQGQPITPNLDRLASQGIRFTQGYVAYPICSPSRTAVLTGIEPARYAIYSFLNSKTENAARNMADWVQPDTVTAPRLFKQAGYVTGQFGKWHMGNGRDVNNAPPPSAYGFDESLVAFEGNGNRLLYWNNDGSKYGLSAQNEDATVGSFQYLYWYEAAAKHTDAALAFITNAVNAGKPFYMHVPYNDTHSPYNVPPGQEDDFDHITSNTEGKTFLGELHNLDKQIGRLMSAVDGLGISNNTLMVVVGDNGAPNDGLEDLLNRNGGLRGGKGNLYEGGIRVAFLIRWPGTVPAGVVNSTTAVSTLDLLPTYCAFAGITLPNAPFAGEDMSDVFRGSTRSRVRPLLYEYGTVSAISTAAPKLAIRSGQYKFMRDPDGSQRELYLLPQDHEEASNVVNQPAYAQVVTNLEAQLMAWYDQIVLGNLGEAYPCATTNFTGPVLADTYDVPGGNSPGTGFGTGVGVNYQLAGRLTGAAAGSLMGYRLGGTGGTSPRQDSDFSIAGNRLAIAARNGNGRFEFSADGASAFNFGGFLAGRTYELSVQMDISVVGSIAQRMSLSLADASNLPVGDVDLGLQIGTDGLGGLGVFKRVDGASRSGGTDINTDLVTGLPIGVPITIQVRVVDFNGNLTDYNSSYEILVNGATVNTGNFRFSGSTTDRYLIFDVAAHDGPVYYDNLQVTVTEGSSGSLTCRKPVLSLSELVLQPPGASKARLYWTAQPGLAVYPEYSADLAAWLPVTNGAGGPLRVATPHGSMQWLEVTAPAASDHTSFFRLRKE